A part of Aurantimicrobium sp. MWH-Uga1 genomic DNA contains:
- the smpB gene encoding SsrA-binding protein SmpB, with protein sequence MPKEKGQKVVATNRKARHDYNIIDTYECGLVLWGTEVKSLRQGRASLTDGYAFIENGEAWLDAVHIPEYHQGTWNNHTPRRKRKLLMHKQEITKLASKVKEGGYTLIPLSLYFNDGRAKVELALAKGKKEYDKRQTLRERQDKREADRAISARKHLGE encoded by the coding sequence ATGCCGAAAGAAAAAGGTCAGAAGGTTGTTGCCACCAACCGTAAGGCTCGCCACGATTACAACATCATTGACACCTATGAGTGCGGCTTGGTTTTGTGGGGGACAGAAGTAAAGTCTCTGCGCCAAGGCCGTGCATCGCTGACCGATGGTTACGCCTTTATTGAAAATGGCGAAGCATGGCTTGATGCTGTGCACATCCCGGAATATCACCAGGGAACCTGGAACAACCACACACCTAGGCGTAAGCGTAAGCTCCTGATGCACAAGCAGGAGATCACCAAGCTCGCTAGCAAGGTGAAGGAGGGTGGTTACACCCTCATTCCTCTCTCGCTCTATTTCAACGATGGTCGGGCCAAAGTTGAACTTGCTTTGGCTAAGGGTAAAAAGGAATACGACAAGCGTCAGACTCTGCGTGAACGCCAAGACAAGCGCGAGGCAGATAGAGCTATCTCTGCCCGCAAACACTTGGGTGAGTAA